The genomic interval AGGCCAGGGCATTTCCAGCGAGGTTTAAATACCCTGGCCCTACCCCATTGGATTGGGTTGGGCTGGGGAGCAAGCGCTGTTGGTTATCGCCGTTTCCAACGGTCCCTGCCCATCGATTGCTGCCAACCCGTCGCCCCTTTTCGTTGGTAGAAAGATTTATTTTCTTGTCTATTGCAATCGTTTTTTATCGTTTTTCTGCCCGTTATGAAGCCAGGATTGATGATTTAAACAGGGCTCTGAACAGCATCGTCCGCACTGGGGGCTGTCATCAATCAGGCCTTTGCAGGCTCAAAGACCAACGGTCACAGCGCCTGGTCTGTTGTTTGGGATGGGCGTGAAACGCTGATGGTCAAAATCTTTTGGCCAAAATTGATGGCACGTCCGGTTGCTTAAGCCATAGCGGGGATCATCTTAGATCCTCACCGATCGCTGTATCTACAGGGAGAATTGCGCCATGGAACGGTTTGACTACATCGTTTTGGGGGCAGGTCTGGGGGGGCTTTCGGCGGCGGCCTGTCTGACGCGCCAGGGCTACCGAGTCGCCGTGCTCGAACAGCACTACCTGCCTGGGGGCTGCTGCCATACCTTTGACTACGGCAACTTTCGATTTTGTGCCGATGTGCACTACATTTCCCAGTGCGGACCGGGGCAGGCGATCGCCCAATTCCTGGACTACATTGGCCGGGAGGTCACTTTTAATTCCCTCGATCCCAACTGCATCGATCGGGTGATTACTCCGGCGGTGGATTTTGCCATTCCCCTGGGGTGGGAGACCTTCCGCCAGCGCCTGCTGAACCAGTTTCCAGCGGACGCGACCCCCATCAACCGCTACTGCGATGAGATCAAGCACCTCCACCACGACATTCGCCAGCTAGGCCAGGAGGTGCGCTGGTACGACCAGCGGTGGCACGACTGGCTGAAGCTACCCAAGTATTTCAATCTGTTTCAAAAGCGGCTCTGGACGCTGCAGGACCTCTACGACCACGTGGGCATGCCGCTCAAACTCCAGGCCCTGCTGGCCGGACAGAGCGGGGACTATGCCCTGCCACCCGAGGAGATTGCCCTGATCACCCACACGGCGCTGGTCTGGGACTATTCGGAGGGCGCGTACTACCCGAAGCACCACTTTAAGGGCTTTGTAGACACCATTGTTGAGGTCATCCTGGCGGGGGGTGGCACCGTGCGCTACATGGCCCCGGTGGAGCACATCGAGGTGCGCGATCGCCGGGTGCAGTGGGTGACGGCGGGGGGCACCCACTACGAGGCGACCCATGCCTACATCAGTGACCTCGACCCCAAGCTGACAGTGGAGTTGATGCATGGAGCCGAACTCAGCCCGACAGAGCGGCAGCGTCTCACCCAGTACGAGTATTCCGCCAGCGCCTTCAACCTCTATCTGGGCCTCAGCGATCGCTTTGACCCCACCCACTACGGCCTCGGCAACTGGAATATCTGGTACTACCCCACCGGGGATCTCAACCAGGAATACCGGCGGCAGCTGCAGGGTAACCTCGATCGCCCCTGGATCTTCCTCTCCTGCCCCACCCTCAAATCCTCCGCGCCGGGCATGGCCCCCGCCGGGCACCACGTGCTCGAAATTGCGACGGTGTGCCCCTACGAGCCCTTCAAGCAGCTGCGCGAAAGCGATCCTGCTGCCTACAAGGCCAGAAAACGGGAGGCGTACAAGGCGATCATGACCAGCGTGCGTGACCTGATCCCCGATATCGATCGCTACATTCGCATGAAGGTCTACGGCACCCCCACCACCAGCGAGCACTACCTGGGCCAGCCCCAGGGCAATATCTACGGGGCCAAACTGGTGCCCCGGCAGGTAGGCCTTAACCGCCTGGGGTACCACACCGAACTGCCCAACCTGTTTTTGGTCGGGGCCAGCGCGGGCTACCCCAGCGTGCCCGGCGTGATTGGCAACGGCATGGACGTGGTGGAGCTAGTCACTGGGGAAACCGTGCGGCGATCGCCCGCCAAAGCTGCGGTTGAACCACCGCTATCGATGGCTCGGTAGTCGGCAGCGGGAAGAGGAGGCGGTGTGCGGTGTGCAGTAAACGGCTTGCGGCCAGCGGCCTACGGTGCAAAGTAAACCGCAGACCTTGCACCGTACACCCTGCCAAACCCCTGGCGCCCGTCAGCCTGGTTGAGCCTAGGCCACCTGGAAGGCCGCCCCCAGGCCCGCCCCGATTTCCGCCGGGGAGAGCTTGCCGTCGTGGTCCAGGTCGAGGGCGTCGAACACCGCATCGGTGCCCAGCCACTCCTCGCGGGTGATAAACCCGTCGCCGTCGAGGTCGTAGGCCTTAAACAGGTCGTCGCGGGCGTGGGTGATGCGCTCTTCGCCCTGGGTGAGTTGGGTGAGGCGAGTGGCCAGCAGATCTTCCAGGGTCTCGAGCGCTTTGCTAAAGCCTTTGATGCCCTCGTCCAGCTTTTCGGAGGCCATGCGATCGCCTTCGTGCATGGACCGAAAGGTCGCTTCATCCATGGAGATCTTCTCGATCTCCATGGATGAAGCCTTGGCGGGGTCGAGCTTGCGGGGCAGGTCGGCCTGGGTGCTGTCCAGCTGCGCCAGCAGCTGGGGCGAAATGGTGAGCAGATCGCAGCCCGCCAGTTCGGTAATTTCGCCAATGTTGCGGAAGCTGGCCCCCATCACCTCGGTCGGGTAGCCAAACTTTTTGTAGTAGTTGTAGATCTCGGTCACCGACACCACGCCGGGGTCTTCGTGGGAGGGGTAGTCTTCGCGGCCCGTGTCTTTTTTGTACCAGTCGAGAATCCGGCCCACAAAGGGAGAGATCAGGGTGACGCCTGCCTCAGCACAGGCGATCGCCTGGTGAAGGCCAAACAGCAGCGTCAGGTTGCAGTGAATTCCTTCTTTTTCCAAGATCTCGGCGGCCTTGATGCCCTCCCAGGTGGAGGCAATCTTGATCAACACCCGCTCTGGGGTAATGCCCAGCTTGTCGTACTGGCCAATGATCTCCCGCGCGGTGGCCACGGTGGCTTCGGTGTCGTAGCTGAGACGGGCATCGACTTCGGTGGACACCCGGCCCGGAATGATGCTGAGAATCTTGTGGCCAAAGGCCACCGCCAGGTTTTTGAAGGCCAGGTTGGCGATATCTTTATCTGAGGCACCCGCTCCGGCATCGACCTTGGCCTTGAGCAAGGTGCCATCGACGATGGACTGGTAGTGGGGGATCTGGGCCGCCGTGGTAATCAGCGAGGGGTTGGTGGTGGCGTCGCGGGGGGTAAATTTTTCAATGGCTTGAATGTCTCCGGTGTCGGCGACTACGACGGTCATCTGTCGGAGCTGCTCTAACAGGCTGGCCATGGGTTTCTCCTGAACATTGAGGGGCTAGGGGGCGTTTATGTGTTGCCCACATTCTAAACAGGGGATCTGAGGCAGGTATTAACCCTTAATTAAAGCTACCGGGCCGTTACAAAACATTGCGTGTCCCCTGAACAATTCCCAAAACCTTACGGTTTCTTAAGGGTTCAACCGCCGGGGCGGGGGTTAGCAAGCTTCAACTCACCTTTTTCGTTGACAGAAGGATTCAATTCGGTGCCTCAATTTGGCCAAAGCTTGGCATGATGGGGAAGATTTAACTGCCTCTGGCTCACCTCGCCTATGCTGACCTCCGTATGGCAACAGCTGACT from Leptolyngbya sp. KIOST-1 carries:
- a CDS encoding phytoene desaturase family protein — its product is MERFDYIVLGAGLGGLSAAACLTRQGYRVAVLEQHYLPGGCCHTFDYGNFRFCADVHYISQCGPGQAIAQFLDYIGREVTFNSLDPNCIDRVITPAVDFAIPLGWETFRQRLLNQFPADATPINRYCDEIKHLHHDIRQLGQEVRWYDQRWHDWLKLPKYFNLFQKRLWTLQDLYDHVGMPLKLQALLAGQSGDYALPPEEIALITHTALVWDYSEGAYYPKHHFKGFVDTIVEVILAGGGTVRYMAPVEHIEVRDRRVQWVTAGGTHYEATHAYISDLDPKLTVELMHGAELSPTERQRLTQYEYSASAFNLYLGLSDRFDPTHYGLGNWNIWYYPTGDLNQEYRRQLQGNLDRPWIFLSCPTLKSSAPGMAPAGHHVLEIATVCPYEPFKQLRESDPAAYKARKREAYKAIMTSVRDLIPDIDRYIRMKVYGTPTTSEHYLGQPQGNIYGAKLVPRQVGLNRLGYHTELPNLFLVGASAGYPSVPGVIGNGMDVVELVTGETVRRSPAKAAVEPPLSMAR
- a CDS encoding transaldolase yields the protein MASLLEQLRQMTVVVADTGDIQAIEKFTPRDATTNPSLITTAAQIPHYQSIVDGTLLKAKVDAGAGASDKDIANLAFKNLAVAFGHKILSIIPGRVSTEVDARLSYDTEATVATAREIIGQYDKLGITPERVLIKIASTWEGIKAAEILEKEGIHCNLTLLFGLHQAIACAEAGVTLISPFVGRILDWYKKDTGREDYPSHEDPGVVSVTEIYNYYKKFGYPTEVMGASFRNIGEITELAGCDLLTISPQLLAQLDSTQADLPRKLDPAKASSMEIEKISMDEATFRSMHEGDRMASEKLDEGIKGFSKALETLEDLLATRLTQLTQGEERITHARDDLFKAYDLDGDGFITREEWLGTDAVFDALDLDHDGKLSPAEIGAGLGAAFQVA